The Phaeodactylum tricornutum CCAP 1055/1 chromosome 6, whole genome shotgun sequence region AGAGGAAACTGAAAAGAATAGAGAACGACAATGAGTATCTCAAACAACGGTTAATGGATGTCGAAACGGAAAAGATTTTCCTACGTGAACAATACGAACAACAGCAGGCGGAAGCACGGAGAGCTACTGTCAATTTGAGGGGTACTATAGCGTTGTAACCAGCAATCAAAAGGCAGCACTTGAAGATGGACTCAAAAACAGGTTGCGCTGGTACACAGACCGCACCAATAAATCCAAGTAGCATCAAGGAGACAGTCCTTTTGTCGAGATACATCGAAATTTAATCCAGCAAAGGTTCACAGCATTTTCCTGCCACAAATGGCTCCATACTGCCCTTACTCTACAGGCTTAAGAAAGAGGAACCGCAACATGGGACACCTACCATGCGCTGGCCCTAATCCATTTTTGTCTTGCAACAAGACTACGCTGCCACAGCATTTATTAGGTCAATATAAAAAGGTAATATGGGACTGCTCAGACCTTGAGGGCAAGATTTCAAGGCAGACCCCACAGATCTTTTTTGCATTATGAATGTAAGTCTGAAACGGACTTCTAAAAGATCTGCCGGCCTGAAAAATGTACTTCTTCTTTCTACCTTTCTGATCAAAGAAACTGTAAGTGTTTTGCTGTCTAACATAAAGGATACAATGCATTATGACACAATGCTAATCCAAGGCACCGTGGTGATGACAAAGCCTAGCTAATGGATGGTATTTAAGAACTTGTCATGGCAATCTGGATATTACCAATCAACTAGGCTCCACCATCTACAGGAAGAAAAATCTTGCATAGAGTATGTCAAGGGTTGCGATTCATTAAGAGGCAACAGTAAGCAATCTGGAATAATTGCTGTCAGCTGACTTTGCAAGAATTGCAGACATAGGCTCACCAAACATAGGACATCCACAGTGAGACCATGGATCATTTTGGTATGAAAAGAGAGGTCTTGATATGACTGATATTGGCACATCAGATGCGCCAACCAAGGACAAAGTTTGTTCCATGAACTGTTAGCATTCAAACAAGTCTGCGTAAAAATGACTTTCCATGCTTCACGGTTGGTAAGTCCAGCACAGAAAAAGGCCTCGGGTGACTGACATGATCCAATTCGTAAGCATGGCGGACGAATTTTACATAGTTTTGCAAACTATCACGGATTGTCTGATCTACAGTCAGCTATCATGCTTATTATGAACATTGAGACGGTTGATTGTTTGCGGAAGCAGTCATGTGTTGAACAGATCTAGCAACACGTTGTCTGCACGCGTCCAGAATCAATTCTTAAAAAATCCATAGTCACATAACCCAATTGACAAATTTGATTGCGAACTACCTTAACAACAGTGATAACAGTATCCATAATATGAACCGACCGATGAACTCTTAGTTAGTCTGTCGATTTCACGCATTTGCAAAGTTCTACTAGATAGAACCGTAAATTAATGTTTCCTTTGTCCAATTTTTATGGTGTGTTGTTTCACAGTCGACTCCGCGCACTGGGTGCACAATCTTTTATTTCTAATTCTCCTGGATGCGGAAAGcaaattaacagtaaacacaTTCACAGGCTCCCTTCTGTCGCTTTATTTCTGGATCAGATGAACCGCACACTTCTTGTGATCATCGTGTCCTTTATGCTCATCACAGCAGGCTACCAAACCATTACAAATCAAAAACTCCTGTCTTCCTACGCTTCACAGCCAACAATCTCCGATCCAAGTGACAACATATTGTCTGGAGGATCAATGCTCAGTGAATCATTCAACAATCTACAAAGGTCTGGACAAACGTTGGGGCGAGAAAATTTATCAGAATTACACGGCTTTCCATCAACACCATGTTTGCCATTGACCCAAATCGTGCAAAGGGAAAAGGAGGTTTGCCCGGCTCCTTTTGTGGTGGTGAACGATACGATACTCGACTCGAGTTTGGCACACAAAGGAGGACGACGTATTCCGCGGATTGTCCATGTAACGGCAAAATCTAGATGCATGCCATCACAGTTCTCCACAGTAATTGACGCTTGGCGATTTGAGGATCATTCATTGTTTGTGCACAATGACGCGGCTGTGGACAAGCTCTTGTACCGTGTTTGGCCCGAATTTCCACAACTTCAAAAGGCCTTGCACTGCTTGAAGTCGGGTGCTGCCAAGGCCGATTTGTGGCGAGCTCTGGTCCTCTGGGAGTATGGAGGAATATACACGGATATCGACAATCTCCCGAAACTTTTCAATGGCACAACAATTAAGAACGAAGACCAGTCATTTTTCGTTGTTGAACGTATCGGAGTCCCGTCCCAGTACTTTATGGCTGCCGAGCCGCACCATCCGCTATTGTACCTTTTGGTTCAAGTGACCCTTCACCGGCTTTATGATCTCAGTGACGTTGAAAATCAATACGTCCCGTTTGTTACAGGGCCAGGAGCGTTAAAGAATGCCTTCATTGCCTTCATGAACAAGCAAAATTCGCCCGTGAATTCGTCAAAATATGAATCTTTTCAGCGTGTTCATCAAGGACACTTCACTGGCTTGCATAATCGCACAGCGACGCTGGTAGGCAAGCAGCGCAACTCTAACGAGTACGTCGCACGTGGCGTCGTCCCACGAAAGGCAAATTTGTATATGACCATGAACATGACTCATTTCGGAAGGGAAAAAAAGGAGCCCATAATTGAATCTTGCTTTCAACGTTTATACAGGCGCGAGGATTTTGCACTCATTGAAAACACTGTTCTTTGGTGAAGATATCGTTCGCTGTCAGAACAAGCTATTGCTAGCAGAATTGGAGGCAATTTCGCATCCGGTAGATGATTCCGAGTGCGAAATTCACTTGGCGATCGGCATAGCACTGACGGCAATAAAGGAGCACGGCTGACTATAAGGTGGCTACGGGCCGATTCTATATGTATAATTTGGCGGACAACGTGTTAGTTGTCAGTTAAATGGTAAACatagctcacagtcaacttaAATTTGCTCTTCAAATCAATCAAAGGAATGCAGGCTTCCCCAGGGGTTTGCTGCTCAGAGCCAGCTCTTGACAtaaactgacagtgaaagtgagtcacagtcacaggCAGTAGAAATCTAAATTTCTTCCGGCGTGAAACCGATGCATCGAAATTTATATGACTTCCTCCGTGGACGAAGTCATGTGTTTCAGGTTGACAACACTTACTGCCGATGCGCTTAATATCTTCGTCATATTGGATTGCCAATCTTTGGACTTCGCCGATAAAGGCGACTCCTCCACCGTCCTCTTTACATACTCAAGGATTGACAGCTGCATGCAActggcttacagttagaccATCGGCAGCGAGAAGACGGTGTGTACGAATAAGACATTTAGCGCACTTCCGAGATCAAGCTGATCACGATCTTGGATATTTAACGCCGCTGACAGCTACAACTGCTCATCCGAACCAAACGCTACCAGAATTCGATAATATTTTGGGCGAAGCCGATCTCACGTCGGAACTATTCGCAGATTTGACAATCAAATTTCAAATAAGGTCCGTCGAACACTGCATTAGCCAGGAATCGGAAAGCCTAATGAGAAGGCTGTCGTACGCTgctcttttgcttcttggaACAGTGGTAGCAAGCAACCTACTAGGGGCCTTGCTGTACAACTCGAACGCTGCGCAAGAATGGCGCTACTGGTGGCCTCTCACAGGTGTTGTATACGTTGCGCAAGCCTACCAGAACCTTTCGGAGAAGGATTTTGGTGGGAAATCCGTTCCGCTACTACCCTTCCCAATAATTTCCGTGTGGGCTAACATCCTTGCCGGACTCTGTGGTATTGGACTGGTTGTTGGTGGCGCCTACGATGCCTTTATGCCTGTATGGATGATGGGACCGAATGTAGTGACCGAAGCTGGTATTGGACAGGATAGTGCCGTAGCTCTGATGTTACTCACTGCGTACTCCGTGTTGAATTGTACCACTTCGGCGAGGAGTTTTAAAGACACAGACTCGGGCATCCATAGCTGGTGCTCGCCCCACTTTCCGAATAGCGCGCAACTACTGGCACAAATTGCACTTTTGTCGCAATTGTACATACTGGGAGACGGCTCCATCAATGCTATCCTTGCAGACGTATTCTCAGCGTTGCCAGTTAATTAATGCGCGTCGGAAAAGCGAAGAGGATTTCTCGGATgattgcttacagttaaagaCTATGAATGCCATGGCGGAATCAATGCGGCGTCAGCTGCAAATTTAGTGAGATGAAGTCCGAGGATAATTCTTATTGCGATGATCAGGTATTGCAGGCCTTTACCACTTTTGAAAGTCATTCTACTCTGATGATTTGATCGCCCGTTAGACGTTCGTTCGTAACGATTGCGTAGTAGCAACCAATCGCAGCTAAGTTCCCATCCCCATCAAAGAGGGCCGATGAGCTTCCTTCTGGCGCAGCAATGCCAAAGGCAAACCAAGCATAGCCCGCAATCCAGACTCGTTCTTCCAGCCAAGGCTAGCCTCATGTCATAAAAGTCAAAACATGAGAGGTCACTCTATTCCAGTCGGCAGGGGCTAACTCTGTGATCAGTATTGGTCACTGGTGCACAGCGTAGGTCTTCTCCATATATATGCGGAACGCAGCAAAATTTGCTCCGCCATACCAGTGCACACCAATCCAGTCCACGCGCTGGCACGAAGCTTCAGAATGATGCATAAATGTATGCATCCAAGGGCCTCTTGACAACGCCGCCGGAGGGCTAGTATTAGTACATTGGGAGCCTGCAACATTGGCCACGCCGCGATCGCTTCTTTTACAATTATGTTGGATTGTTTCTGTCGATCGAATTCGTTGAAAGCGAGGATTTTTTGGCCGTGCAGTTCTAGAGAAAGGGCACACGCTCTTGCTCTACGCGTTCTTGTAGTCGAGACCGGTTTCGCCCACCCCAATCATGGGAATAAATTCGACAAAAATGGCTGCGCCTCATTGCATGTCAAGCCCCAAGAGTAGTTCTAATATGCATGTGGCTTAAGTGTTAAAACCCGAGGCAAGTTGGTGACCTAGTCGCCGCGCTGACCTTTGTCCCGTAGTGTCATGACAATTCCCTTTTTACCAGGGAGTGGGAGGAACTAAAATAGGTACGAAATTGTGGTGACGCTGCAGTTGCCATGGATGTCAAAGGTTCAATCGCTATTACCAAAGGGAAGGCACTGCGCGGAAAGAAAAATGGCTGTTGAATTGGGTTGGAAGTTGGGATGGATCGCAGCTTTGGTGTCAGTATCCCTGTGATTACTGGTAAGATATTGAAAGAGTACTGTCAACACCGATATCTCCAATCACGCTGGTAAGTGTATTGGAGCTATCGCCAA contains the following coding sequences:
- a CDS encoding predicted protein; amino-acid sequence: MRLISSSYWIANLWTSPIKATPPPSSLHTQGLTAACNWLTVRPSAARRRCVRIRHLAHFRDQADHDLGYLTPLTATTAHPNQTLPEFDNILGEADLTSELFADLTIKFQIRSVEHCISQESESLMRRLSYAALLLLGTVVASNLLGALLYNSNAAQEWRYWWPLTGVVYVAQAYQNLSEKDFGGKSVPLLPFPIISVWANILAGLCGIGLVVGGAYDAFMPVWMMGPNVVTEAGIGQDSAVALMLLTAYSVLNCTTSARSFKDTDSGIHSWCSPHFPNSAQLLAQIALLSQLYILGDGSINAILADVFSALPVN
- a CDS encoding predicted protein, with the protein product MTFHASRLPTISDPSDNILSGGSMLSESFNNLQRSGQTLGRENLSELHGFPSTPCLPLTQIVQREKEVCPAPFVVVNDTILDSSLAHKGGRRIPRIVHVTAKSRCMPSQFSTVIDAWRFEDHSLFVHNDAAVDKLLYRVWPEFPQLQKALHCLKSGAAKADLWRALVLWEYGGIYTDIDNLPKLFNGTTIKNEDQSFFVVERIGVPSQYFMAAEPHHPLLYLLVQVTLHRLYDLSDVENQYVPFVTGPGALKNAFIAFMNKQNSPVNSSKYESFQRVHQGHFTGLHNRTATLVGKQRNSNEYVARGVVPRKANLYMTMNMTHFGREKKEPIIESCFQRLYRREDFALIENTVLW